One genomic segment of Primulina huaijiensis isolate GDHJ02 unplaced genomic scaffold, ASM1229523v2 scaffold14171, whole genome shotgun sequence includes these proteins:
- the LOC140965756 gene encoding protein arginine N-methyltransferase PRMT10-like isoform X1: protein MGSTSRTAVVDKGVDFANYFCTYGFLYHQKEMLCDRVRMDAYFNAVFQNKHHFFEKTVLDVGAGSGILAIWSAQAGAKKVYAVEATKMAEHARKLVEANNLHNVVEVIEGSIEDVNLPEKVDVIISEWMGYFLLRESMFDSVICARDRWLKTNGVMYPSHARMWMAPIRSGLVDQKMKDYEETMDDWHCFVNETKSCYGVDMGVLTKPFTEEQRKYYLETSTWKNLHPNQIIGTTVVIKEIDCLKATVNDICAVRASFLSSITAENSRLCGFAGWFDVHFRGSNTNPAQQEIELTTAPNEDFDTHWGQQVFLLHPPPRVQQGDDLVVQFSMYRSKENHRLMEIDLSYEMKQSGKLLPPVKNKIFIE, encoded by the exons ATGGGTAGCACTAGCCGAACCGCCGTCGTAGACAAGGGGGTTGATTTCGCAAACTACTTTTGCACCTACGGCTTTCTCTACCACCAGAAGGAAATGCTCTGTGATCGAGTTCGTATGGATGCTTACTTCAACGCCGTGTTCCAAAACAAGCACCATTTCTTTGAGAAG ACCGTTCTAGATGTTGGAGCGGGGAGCGGTATTCTAGCTATATGGTCTGCACAGGCGGGGGCAAAGAAAGTTTACGCTGTGGAAGCCACCAAGATGGCAGAGCATGCACGTAAACTTGTTGAAGCAAACAATCTTCACAATGTTGTTGAAGTGATTGAGGGATCAATTGAAGATGTGAATCTTCCAGAAAAAG TTGATGTTATTATTTCAGAATGGATGGGATACTTCCTTCTGAGGGAATCAATGTTTGACTCTGTAATTTGCGCTCGGGATCGCTGGCTTAAGACAAATGGAGTCAT GTATCCAAGTCATGCTCGAATGTGGATGGCACCTATCAGGTCTGGTTTAGTAGATCAGAAAATGAAAGATTATGAAGAAACCATGGATGATTGGCATTGCTTTGTTAATGAGACTAAAAGTTGTTACGGCGTGGATATGGGTGTTTTGACAAAGCCATTTACTGAAGAACAAAGGAAATACTATTTGGAG ACATCGACTTGGAAAAATCTTCATCCAAATCAAATTATCGGAACAACTGTGGTTATTAAGGAGATCGATTGCTTGAAAGCCACTGTAAATGATATATGTGCTGTTCGTGCAAGCTTTTTGTCATCCATCACAGCAGAAAATTCAAGATTATGTGGTTTTGCTGGATGGTTTGATGTCCATTTCCGG GGTAGCAATACAAATCCAGCTCAACAGGAAATTGAGTTGACAACTGCCCCAAATGAAGATTTTGATACACATTGGGGCCAGCAG GTGTTCCTTCTGCATCCTCCTCCACGTGTTCAACAAGGGGATGATTTGGTAGTCCAGTTTTCAATGTATCGATCCAAAGAGAACCATCGATTGATGGAAATTGACCTGTCGTATGAGATGAAACAGTCGGGCAAATTGCTTCCACCtgtgaaaaacaaaattttcattgAATGA
- the LOC140965756 gene encoding protein arginine N-methyltransferase PRMT10-like isoform X2 produces MAEHARKLVEANNLHNVVEVIEGSIEDVNLPEKVDVIISEWMGYFLLRESMFDSVICARDRWLKTNGVMYPSHARMWMAPIRSGLVDQKMKDYEETMDDWHCFVNETKSCYGVDMGVLTKPFTEEQRKYYLETSTWKNLHPNQIIGTTVVIKEIDCLKATVNDICAVRASFLSSITAENSRLCGFAGWFDVHFRGSNTNPAQQEIELTTAPNEDFDTHWGQQVFLLHPPPRVQQGDDLVVQFSMYRSKENHRLMEIDLSYEMKQSGKLLPPVKNKIFIE; encoded by the exons ATGGCAGAGCATGCACGTAAACTTGTTGAAGCAAACAATCTTCACAATGTTGTTGAAGTGATTGAGGGATCAATTGAAGATGTGAATCTTCCAGAAAAAG TTGATGTTATTATTTCAGAATGGATGGGATACTTCCTTCTGAGGGAATCAATGTTTGACTCTGTAATTTGCGCTCGGGATCGCTGGCTTAAGACAAATGGAGTCAT GTATCCAAGTCATGCTCGAATGTGGATGGCACCTATCAGGTCTGGTTTAGTAGATCAGAAAATGAAAGATTATGAAGAAACCATGGATGATTGGCATTGCTTTGTTAATGAGACTAAAAGTTGTTACGGCGTGGATATGGGTGTTTTGACAAAGCCATTTACTGAAGAACAAAGGAAATACTATTTGGAG ACATCGACTTGGAAAAATCTTCATCCAAATCAAATTATCGGAACAACTGTGGTTATTAAGGAGATCGATTGCTTGAAAGCCACTGTAAATGATATATGTGCTGTTCGTGCAAGCTTTTTGTCATCCATCACAGCAGAAAATTCAAGATTATGTGGTTTTGCTGGATGGTTTGATGTCCATTTCCGG GGTAGCAATACAAATCCAGCTCAACAGGAAATTGAGTTGACAACTGCCCCAAATGAAGATTTTGATACACATTGGGGCCAGCAG GTGTTCCTTCTGCATCCTCCTCCACGTGTTCAACAAGGGGATGATTTGGTAGTCCAGTTTTCAATGTATCGATCCAAAGAGAACCATCGATTGATGGAAATTGACCTGTCGTATGAGATGAAACAGTCGGGCAAATTGCTTCCACCtgtgaaaaacaaaattttcattgAATGA
- the LOC140965751 gene encoding palmitoyl-acyl carrier protein thioesterase, chloroplastic-like, translating into MVTTAATSAFFSVASPASDSFRKATGKNEGNIASSIDAFGNGVKSKSTSSGRLQVKANAQAQPRVNGTRVGVMDGLKIEDEVTSSPPPRTFINQLPDWSMLLAAITTIFLAAEKQWMMLDWKPKRLDVIDDPFGLGSIMQNGLIFRQNFSIRSYEIGADRTVSVETLMNHLQETALNHVKTAGLLNDGFGSTPEMCKRNLIWVVAKMQVLVDRYPTWGDVIQVDTWVAASGKNGMRRDWLIRDRGTGDILTRASSQWVMMNKETRRLAKIPDEVRDEIGGYFVDSPPVVDQETRKLPKLDDTTADYIRTGLTPRWTDLDVNQHVNNVKYVGWILESAPLPVVETHELAGITLEYRRECTRDSVLESLCSVLDKGIGDLAHPGFVECQHLLRLEGGGEVIKGRTEWRPKHADRIGSMSQHPTGSV; encoded by the exons ATGGTGACGACTGCTGCAACATCTGCCTTTTTCTCAGTAGCTTCTCCAGCTTCTGATTCATTTAGAAAAGCAACGGGAAAGAATGAAGGAAACATTGCTTCAAGTATTGATGCATTTGGGAATGGTGTTAAGTCAAAATCCACATCTTCGGGACGTTTACAAGTTAAGGCCAATGCACAAGCCCAACCCAGGGTTAATGGGACAAGGGTTGGAGTAATGGATGGTCTTAAGATTGAAGACGAGGTGACATCATCCCCTCCTCCAAGGACTTTTATCAACCAATTACCTGATTGGAGCATGCTCCTTGCTGCCATCACCACAATATTTCTGGCAGCAGAGAAGCAATGGATGATGCTTGATTGGAAACCGAAACGTTTAGATGTGATTGATGATCCCTTTGGTTTAGGGAGCATCATGCAGAACGGTTTGATATTTCGTCAAAACTTCAGTATCAGGTCATATGAGATAGGTGCTGATCGGACTGTCTCTGTAGAGACGTTGATGAATCATTTGCAG GAAACAGCTCTTAATCATGTAAAGACTGCAGGACTGCTCAATGATGGCTTTGGTTCAACTCCTGAGATgtgcaaaagaaatttaatttggGTGGTTGCTAAAATGCAGGTTCTCGTGGATCGTTATCCTACTTG GGGTGATGTTATTCAGGTAGATACTTGGGTAGCTGCTTCTGGGAAGAATGGCATGCGCAGAGACTGGCTTATACGTGATCGCGGCACCGGAGATATCTTAACAAGAGCTTCCAG TCAATGGGTGATGATGAATAAAGAGACCCGGAGACTAGCTAAAATTCCAGATGAGGTTCGGGATGAAATAGGTGGCTATTTTGTGGATTCTCCTCCCGTGGTGGACCAGGAAACTAGGAAGCTACCAAAACTTGATGATACAACTGCAGATTATATCCGTACTGGTTTAACT CCAAGATGGACTGATTTAGATGTGAACCAACACGTGAATAATGTCAAATATGTTGGCTGGATTCTTGAG AGTGCACCATTGCCGGTCGTGGAGACTCATGAGCTCGCTGGTATAACTCTAGAATACCGGAGGGAATGCACAAGGGACAGCGTGCTGGAGTCTCTCTGTTCTGTACTGGATAAGGGCATTGGTGATCTGGCACACCCTGGTTTTGTCGAGTGCCAGCATTTGCTGCgattagagggtggaggtgaaGTCATCAAGGGAAGGACTGAGTGGAGGCCTAAACATGCTGACAGAATCGGGAGCATGAGTCAGCACCCAACAGGGAGTGTTTAG
- the LOC140965738 gene encoding uncharacterized protein, protein MKRKFNYCGGFLYLSSLLLFLPLLSLSSSETGHVHAHALHSSVHISRNGPLTDSEALYIKRRQLLYYIDEFGDRGEHVKVDPSLVFDNPRLRNAYIALQAWKLAIFSDPFNLTGNWVGSNVCGYEGVFCAPALDNHSILTVAGIDLNHGDIAGYLPEELGLLTDLGLFHINSNRFCGTVPKKFKNLKVLFELDLSNNRFAGKFPYVVLSLPKLIYLDIRFNEFEGTVPPELFDKPLDAIFINHNRFAFELPDNFGNSPVSVIVLANNRFHGCLPASIGNMSNLNEIIFMDNKLRSCFPSEIGLLKNLTVLDVSNNGLLGNLPESIGGLVSLEQLNVAHNMFSGEIPASICELPSLENFTYAYNFFTGEPPVCLALPEFDDRRNCLPNRPAQRSAGQCKLFLSKKIHCGAFKCHPFIPSLPPPPPPSPPVVVVPSPPPPVYSPPPPSPPPQIFPPPPPVYSPPPPPVYSPPPPVYSPPPPPSPPPPSPPPPSPPPPSPPPPSPPPPSPPPPVYSPPPPSPPPPVYSPPPPSPPPPIYSPPPPSPPPPIYSPPPPPPPPPSPPPPSPPPPSSPPPPIYSPPPPPSPPPPVYSPPPPPFPPPPIIYPPCQRSPPPPPNSPPPPPPLRSPPPPVIYLYNSPPPPPSRSPPPPPPPVYVYPSPPPPLYSPPPPPVYVYPSPPPPVHHAPPPTQPIESPPPCIEPPPPPPPPPPPPCEEYPPPPPYVYKPPPSPSPPPPYHYNSPPPPHYNSPPPPSPSPPPPYHYNSPSPPHYNSPPPPSPSPPPPAPVYEGPLPPVVGISYASPPPPPFY, encoded by the coding sequence ATGAAGCGAAAGTTCAATTATTGTGGTGGGTTTTTGTATTTGAGCAGTCTTTTGCTCTTTCTTCCTTTGCTGTCGCTTTCTTCTTCGGAGACAGGCCATGTTCATGCTCATGCATTGCATTCCAGTGTCCATATCAGCAGAAATGGACCGCTTACAGATTCGGAAGCTCTTTACATCAAGAGACGGCAGCTTCTTTACTACATAGATGAATTCGGTGATAGAGGAGAACATGTGAAGGTTGACCCTTCGCTGGTGTTCGATAATCCGAGGCTACGAAATGCGTACATTGCTTTACAAGCCTGGAAGCTCGCCATTTTCTCAGATCCCTTCAATTTGACCGGAAATTGGGTTGGATCTAACGTGTGCGGGTATGAAGGGGTGTTTTGTGCTCCTGCACTTGATAACCATTCAATCCTTACGGTTGCTGGTATTGATCTTAACCACGGCGACATTGCGGGGTATCTTCCTGAAGAGCTGGGTCTTCTCACAGATCTGGGTCTTTTTCACATCAATTCCAACAGATTCTGCGGGACCGTGCCCAAGAAGTTCAAGAACTTAAAGGTACTGTTTGAGCTTGATTTGAGCAACAACAGGTTCGCTGGGAAATTCCCCTACGTTGTTTTAAGCTTGCCTAAGTTGATTTATTTGGATATTCGGTTCAATGAGTTTGAAGGTACCGTTCCGCCTGAGCTTTTTGATAAGCCTTTAGATGCTATATTTATCAACCACAACAGATTTGCTTTCGAATTGCCGGATAATTTCGGAAACTCCCCTGTTTCTGTTATAGTTTTGGCTAACAACAGGTTCCATGGCTGCCTGCCGGCCAGTATTGGAAATATGAGTAATCTTAATGAGATTATATTTATGGACAATAAGTTGAGGTCTTGTTTTCCGAGTGAGATTGGATTGTTGAAGAATTTGACTGTTTTGGATGTGAGCAACAATGGCTTGTTGGGGAATTTGCCGGAGAGTATTGGGGGACTGGTGAGTTTGGAGCAGTTGAATGTGGCACATAATATGTTTTCGGGTGAGATTCCGGCAAGCATTTGTGAGCTGCCGAGCTTGGAGAATTTCACCTACGCTTATAATTTCTTCACGGGCGAGCCGCCAGTGTGTTTGGCTTTGCCGGAGTTTGATGATCGCCGGAATTGTTTGCCGAATAGGCCCGCACAGAGGTCTGCAGGACAGTGTAAATTGTTCTTGTCTAAGAAAATTCATTGTGGAGCTTTCAAGTGCCACCCGTTTATTCCTTCTCTTCCGCCGCCGCCGCCTCCTTCACCACCCGTGGTGGTGGTGCCGTCACCTCCTCCGCCAGTTTATTCACCACCTCCACCTTCACCTCCTCCCCAGATTTTTCCGCCTCCACCTCCTGTTTACTCTCCTCCGCCTCCACCAGTCTACTCCCCTCCTCCCCCTGTCTAttctcctcctcctccaccatctccaccaccaccatCACCACCTCCTCCCTCTCCTCCTCCACcatctccaccaccaccatCACCACCTCCCCCCTCTCCTCCTCCACCTGTTTACTCACCACCTCCCCCATCTCCTCCTCCACCTGTTTACTCACCACCTCCCCCATCTCCTCCGCCACCTATTTACTCACCACCTCCTCCCTCTCCTCCGCCACCTATTTACTCACCACCTCCCCCACCTCCTCCGCCACCATCACCACCTCCTCCCTCTCCTCCCCCGCCATCTTCACCTCCTCCACCTATTTActcaccacctccaccaccatcCCCTCCACCGCCAGTTTActcaccaccacctcctccgTTTCCACCGCCACCAATTATTTATCCGCCTTGTCAAAGGTCACCGCCACCTCCTCCGAATAGCCCACCACCTCCTCCGCCTTTGCGGTCCCCTCCGCCACCAGTTATTTATTTGTATAACTCACCTCCACCCCCACCATCACGCTcgccacctccacctccacctcccgTATATGTGTATCCATCCCCACCCCCACCATTATACTCGCCGCCTCCACCTCCCGTATATGTGTATCCATCCCCACCCCCTCCAGTGCACCATGCACCACCACCAACCCAGCCCATCGAATCTCCACCACCTTGTATAgaaccaccccctccaccaccaccaccaccaccaccaccatgtGAAGAATACCCGCCTCCACCGCCATATGTTTACAAGCCTCCACCATCACCTTCACCCCCTCCTCCTTATCACtacaattctccacccccaccTCACTATAATTCTCCTCCGCCACCATCACCCTCACCCCCTCCTCCTTATCACTACAATTCTCCATCCCCACCTCACTATAATTCTCCTCCGCCACCATCACCCTCACCCCCTCCACCAGCTCCAGTATATGAAGGGCCACTGCCGCCTGTTGTTGGCATTTCGTACGCATCCCCACCGCCACCACCCTTCTATTGA